One region of Cobetia sp. cqz5-12 genomic DNA includes:
- a CDS encoding chorismate--pyruvate lyase family protein, protein MRRHWQPAAALQGVMPGGWWAWLSSTDSLTQRLASAMQQQDERNDQPIQGVRVRLLLQDTGPARLDEARLLGIGPRRHVWRREVALCHGDTPWVIARSLAALDLAHGHRLSTLGERSLGHWLFRQPDLTRSAIDVSRAPLVLSSRRPLARTTSLWMRRSMFSHGRFKVLVQEGFTPAFQHALQLA, encoded by the coding sequence GTGCGCCGTCATTGGCAGCCGGCTGCCGCGCTGCAGGGGGTCATGCCGGGCGGCTGGTGGGCGTGGCTCTCATCGACGGACTCGCTGACCCAGCGTCTTGCCAGCGCCATGCAGCAGCAGGATGAACGCAATGACCAGCCCATTCAGGGCGTGCGCGTGCGCCTGCTGCTGCAGGACACCGGCCCCGCACGCCTGGATGAAGCGCGCCTGTTGGGCATCGGCCCACGTCGGCATGTCTGGCGGCGTGAAGTGGCGCTCTGTCATGGCGATACGCCATGGGTGATCGCACGTTCGCTGGCGGCGCTGGACCTGGCTCACGGTCATCGCCTCTCGACGCTGGGCGAGCGCTCGCTGGGCCATTGGCTGTTTCGCCAGCCGGACCTGACCCGCAGCGCCATCGATGTCAGCCGCGCCCCGCTGGTGCTTTCGAGCCGCAGACCGCTGGCCCGAACCACCAGCCTGTGGATGCGCCGCTCGATGTTCTCGCATGGTCGCTTCAAGGTGCTGGTGCAGGAGGGCTTCACCCCAGCCTTCCAGCACGCGCTGCAGCTGGCCTGA
- a CDS encoding HU family DNA-binding protein, whose translation MRKPELAAAIAERADLSKDKASQVLNVILDEITHTVAKGNDVSLIGFGSFTVRQRAARTGKNPQTGKPLTIPASKTVAFKPGKSLKDAVTK comes from the coding sequence ATGCGCAAGCCAGAACTCGCTGCGGCCATCGCCGAGCGTGCGGATCTATCCAAGGACAAGGCCAGTCAGGTACTGAACGTGATTCTCGATGAGATCACTCATACCGTGGCCAAAGGCAATGACGTCTCACTGATCGGTTTCGGGTCATTCACCGTGCGCCAGCGTGCGGCGCGTACCGGCAAGAACCCTCAGACAGGCAAGCCGCTGACCATCCCGGCCAGCAAGACCGTTGCCTTCAAACCCGGCAAGTCGTTGAAGGATGCAGTGACCAAGTAA
- the ubiA gene encoding 4-hydroxybenzoate octaprenyltransferase, whose product MTASSTSAASRPSRLADYLALTRLDRPIGTWLLMWPTLWALWLAADGIPERTTLLIFIAGVYLMRAAGCVINDYADRHWDKHVERTRDRPLTSGRISEREALTLFGGLVAAAFVLVCFTNLTTVLLSIVAVLLAASYPFMKRFHHLPQVVLGAAFGWAIPMAFAATLEEVPTYGWWLFAANLMWTVAYDTAYAMVDRNDDLKVGIKSTAVLFGRADKLMIGLLQLGMLAVLIGIGLHLALGIFYWLGLAAAAVTFVWQQRLIRERERSPCFQAFLNNHWTGLLIFAGIALATWPMS is encoded by the coding sequence ATGACCGCGTCATCCACTTCCGCCGCTTCGCGTCCTTCCAGACTGGCCGACTACCTCGCCCTGACACGGCTGGATCGCCCCATCGGCACCTGGCTGCTGATGTGGCCGACTCTATGGGCGCTGTGGCTGGCGGCAGATGGCATTCCCGAGCGCACGACCCTGCTGATATTCATCGCCGGGGTCTATCTGATGCGCGCCGCCGGCTGCGTCATCAACGACTACGCCGACCGCCATTGGGACAAGCATGTCGAGCGCACGCGTGACCGGCCGCTGACCTCGGGTCGCATTTCGGAGCGCGAGGCGCTGACGCTGTTCGGGGGGCTGGTCGCGGCCGCCTTCGTGCTGGTGTGCTTCACCAACCTGACCACGGTACTGCTGTCGATCGTCGCCGTGCTGCTGGCGGCCAGCTACCCGTTCATGAAGCGCTTCCACCATCTGCCCCAGGTGGTGCTGGGCGCCGCCTTCGGCTGGGCGATTCCGATGGCCTTCGCCGCGACGCTGGAGGAAGTGCCGACCTACGGCTGGTGGCTGTTCGCGGCCAATCTGATGTGGACGGTGGCCTACGATACCGCCTATGCAATGGTCGATCGCAACGACGACCTCAAGGTAGGCATCAAGTCCACCGCCGTGCTGTTCGGGCGTGCCGACAAGCTGATGATCGGCCTTCTGCAGCTGGGCATGCTGGCGGTGTTGATCGGCATCGGCCTGCACCTGGCGCTGGGTATCTTCTACTGGCTGGGGCTGGCTGCCGCCGCTGTCACCTTCGTCTGGCAGCAACGTCTGATCCGTGAGCGTGAGCGTTCACCCTGCTTCCAGGCCTTCCTCAACAATCATTGGACGGGTCTGCTGATCTTCGCCGGTATCGCCCTGGCGACCTGGCCGATGAGCTGA
- the phoB gene encoding phosphate regulon transcriptional regulator PhoB: MSSKTVLIVDDESSIREMIAVALEMADYRVLEADNAQDAHAIVVDEKPDLLLLDWMMPGTSGLELARRLKRDETTSELPIILLTAKGEEDNKIQGLEAGADDYITKPFSPRELVARLKAVLRRTTPKGVEEAVEVEGLMLDPASHRVTAHGNSLDVGPTEYRLLQFFMTHQERAYTRSQLLDQVWGGNVYVEERTVDVHIRRLRKALGTGHQHLIQTVRGTGYRFSAQA; the protein is encoded by the coding sequence ATGAGCTCCAAGACCGTACTGATTGTCGACGATGAATCCTCGATTCGCGAGATGATCGCCGTTGCCCTCGAAATGGCGGATTACCGCGTACTGGAGGCAGACAATGCCCAGGACGCCCACGCCATCGTCGTCGATGAAAAGCCCGATCTGCTGTTGCTGGATTGGATGATGCCGGGCACCAGTGGCCTGGAGCTCGCGCGGCGTCTCAAGCGAGACGAGACTACCTCGGAGTTGCCGATCATCCTGTTGACCGCCAAGGGCGAGGAAGACAACAAGATTCAAGGCCTGGAAGCCGGCGCCGATGACTACATCACCAAGCCCTTCTCGCCGCGCGAGCTGGTCGCCCGTCTCAAGGCCGTGCTGCGTCGCACCACGCCCAAGGGAGTCGAGGAGGCGGTGGAAGTCGAAGGCCTGATGCTCGACCCGGCCAGCCACCGCGTCACCGCCCACGGCAACTCGCTGGATGTCGGCCCGACCGAATATCGCCTGCTGCAGTTCTTCATGACGCATCAGGAGCGTGCCTACACGCGCAGCCAGCTGCTCGACCAGGTATGGGGCGGTAACGTCTATGTCGAGGAGCGCACCGTGGACGTGCACATCCGCCGCCTGCGCAAGGCGCTGGGCACAGGCCATCAGCATCTGATCCAGACCGTCCGCGGCACCGGTTACCGCTTCAGCGCTCAGGCCTGA
- a CDS encoding hydrogen peroxide-inducible genes activator, translated as MTLTELRYIVTLAQERHFGRAAERCFVSQPTLSVAVKKLEEELGVALFERSKSTVQVTPLGEKIVQQAQRVLEQSSVIKELANSGKDQLSSPLRIGAIYTIGPYLFPHLVPELTRRAPKMPLYIEEGMTGDLRRKLRNGELDVIIVALPFTETDVLTKILYEEPFEVLLPAGHSLLEQDSIAKEQLINERLLMLGEGHCFRDQILEACPAIGNQINNPENTLIAEGGSLETIRHMVASGLGITVLPYSATGTGHYESGVLETRPFKDPAPSRSVALAWRASFPRPKAIDVISQAIAECSNRARQSNENGMQGSASQSHEPA; from the coding sequence ATGACTCTAACAGAACTCCGCTACATCGTAACCTTGGCCCAGGAGCGTCATTTCGGACGCGCCGCAGAGCGCTGCTTCGTCTCGCAGCCCACCCTGTCGGTGGCCGTCAAGAAGCTTGAGGAAGAGCTGGGAGTCGCACTGTTCGAGCGTTCCAAGTCCACCGTACAGGTCACACCGCTCGGCGAGAAGATCGTTCAGCAGGCCCAGCGCGTGCTGGAGCAGTCCAGCGTGATCAAGGAACTGGCCAATTCCGGCAAGGACCAGCTCTCCAGCCCCCTGCGCATCGGCGCCATCTATACCATTGGACCGTATCTTTTCCCGCACCTGGTGCCGGAACTGACGCGGCGTGCGCCGAAGATGCCGCTCTACATCGAGGAAGGCATGACCGGCGACCTGCGTCGCAAGCTGCGTAATGGCGAGCTGGACGTGATCATCGTCGCGCTGCCGTTCACCGAGACCGACGTGCTGACCAAGATCCTCTACGAAGAGCCCTTCGAAGTCCTGCTGCCGGCCGGCCACTCCCTGCTCGAGCAGGACAGCATCGCCAAGGAGCAGTTGATCAACGAGCGTCTGCTGATGCTCGGCGAGGGCCACTGCTTCCGTGATCAGATTCTCGAGGCCTGCCCGGCCATCGGCAATCAGATCAACAACCCCGAAAATACGCTGATCGCCGAAGGCGGCTCGCTGGAAACCATCCGCCACATGGTCGCCTCCGGTCTCGGCATCACCGTGCTGCCCTACTCGGCGACCGGTACCGGTCACTACGAGAGCGGCGTGCTCGAGACGCGTCCCTTCAAGGACCCGGCCCCCAGCCGCAGCGTGGCGCTGGCATGGCGTGCCAGCTTCCCGCGCCCCAAGGCCATCGACGTGATCAGTCAGGCGATCGCCGAGTGCTCCAATCGTGCGCGCCAGAGCAATGAGAACGGCATGCAGGGTTCCGCTTCCCAGAGCCACGAACCGGCATGA
- a CDS encoding DUF2780 domain-containing protein, whose translation MHPLIERVTGSLGLSPEIAEQAVGMVLKFVREQGPDGPAASLLGAIPGAEGLIGSAGEEAAESGGGGLMGGLMGAVSAFTGGSGGGALELGQKLMGLDLNMDQARGVADETLSYAREEAGDGVVDQVLEGIPGLKQLL comes from the coding sequence ATGCATCCTCTTATCGAACGCGTCACTGGCTCCCTCGGGCTGTCACCGGAAATCGCCGAGCAGGCGGTCGGCATGGTTCTCAAGTTCGTGCGTGAGCAGGGGCCGGATGGCCCGGCCGCTTCACTGCTGGGCGCCATTCCGGGAGCGGAAGGCCTGATCGGCAGCGCAGGCGAGGAAGCCGCCGAGTCCGGTGGCGGTGGCCTCATGGGCGGCCTGATGGGCGCCGTCAGCGCCTTCACCGGCGGCAGCGGTGGCGGTGCGCTGGAACTGGGCCAGAAACTGATGGGGCTGGACCTGAACATGGACCAGGCGCGTGGCGTGGCTGATGAGACGCTGAGCTATGCTCGCGAAGAAGCCGGCGATGGCGTGGTCGATCAGGTGCTCGAAGGCATTCCGGGCCTCAAGCAGCTGCTGTGA
- the yccS gene encoding YccS family putative transporter: MTRSLLDSLMHSLRRLWTLDAFSYSLRMLIALGGVMAVGFWLDEMAVVIPLFLGVIASGLAETDDHWRGRLRALGMTLACFSIAAVSVELLFGMPLPFVIGLALATFAMPMLGAIDARYGAIARASLILAVYTMISLEQQHGDGQIAVLERSLPEWLREPGLGINLVQPLLLVVGATWYGLLSVVWCALFSRQPLKHSMATLYRELGRYLILKAQLFEPLRNVDQSARRLALAEQNGRVVVALNQTKEMVFRRLAGRRDTTKLDRYLRLYFIAQDLHERASSSHYPYGQLTDAFFHHDILFRCQRLLEQQGRACRGLGKALLMRQPFDASDSQQALEDLNASLVYLKQQQRPEWHHLMQALEALASNLRLIEGQIARLNDLEAVSNESDNSLLDRSPHGTRDMFERIRSHLTPRSPIFRHALRLTATLVAGYGVLLAVHPTQGYWILLTGLFVCRPSYGDTRRTLAQRILGTLIGLVAGWALISLFPAPTIQAGIAVVAGVLFFATRGSRYTLATAAITLMVLACFNQVGDGFDLIWPRLFDTLVGGLLAGLSVVLILPDWQGRKLYRQAGVSLKTSGRYLGEVLSQYRHGKRDDLAYRLARRNAHNADAAFSNLLATARKEPGHFRRDVEPGFGFLLHAHTVLGYLSALAAHRGELESTASASSGIETLLRHGERLSQQLTALGEQLEAGGEVAVTLDSDDEIAALEAEVEQVESTTGRLALSQLILVLRLLQPLESAGTQLIKASRAS; encoded by the coding sequence ATGACACGCTCTCTCTTGGACTCCCTCATGCACTCCCTGCGTCGTCTGTGGACGCTGGATGCCTTCAGCTATTCGCTACGCATGTTGATCGCGCTGGGTGGCGTGATGGCGGTGGGGTTCTGGCTCGACGAGATGGCGGTGGTGATTCCGCTGTTTCTGGGCGTGATCGCCTCGGGGCTGGCGGAAACCGATGATCACTGGCGCGGCCGACTGCGCGCGCTGGGCATGACGCTGGCCTGCTTCAGCATCGCCGCCGTCTCGGTGGAGCTGTTGTTCGGCATGCCGCTGCCCTTCGTGATCGGGCTGGCGCTGGCCACCTTCGCGATGCCGATGCTGGGCGCCATCGATGCCCGCTACGGCGCCATCGCGCGCGCCTCGTTGATTCTGGCCGTCTACACCATGATCAGTCTCGAGCAGCAGCATGGTGATGGTCAGATCGCGGTGCTGGAGCGCAGCCTGCCCGAATGGCTGCGGGAGCCGGGGCTGGGCATCAATCTGGTGCAGCCGCTGCTGCTGGTGGTGGGCGCGACCTGGTATGGCCTGCTCTCGGTCGTGTGGTGCGCGCTGTTCTCGCGCCAGCCGCTCAAGCACAGCATGGCGACGCTCTACCGTGAGCTGGGGCGCTACCTGATTCTCAAGGCGCAGCTGTTCGAGCCGCTGCGCAATGTCGACCAGTCCGCCCGGCGTCTGGCGCTGGCCGAGCAGAACGGCCGCGTGGTGGTGGCGCTCAATCAGACCAAGGAGATGGTCTTCCGGCGACTCGCCGGGCGGCGCGATACCACCAAGCTTGACCGCTATCTGCGGCTCTACTTCATCGCCCAGGACCTCCATGAGCGCGCCAGCTCCAGCCATTACCCCTACGGCCAGCTCACCGACGCCTTCTTCCATCACGACATCCTGTTTCGCTGTCAGCGCCTGCTGGAGCAGCAGGGGCGCGCCTGTCGCGGGCTCGGCAAGGCGCTGTTGATGCGCCAGCCCTTCGATGCCAGTGACAGCCAGCAGGCGCTGGAAGACCTCAATGCCTCGCTCGTCTATCTCAAGCAACAGCAGCGGCCCGAGTGGCACCATCTGATGCAGGCGCTGGAAGCCCTCGCCAGCAACCTGCGCCTGATCGAAGGCCAGATCGCGCGCCTGAATGATCTCGAAGCCGTCAGCAATGAAAGCGACAACAGCCTGCTGGACCGCTCGCCCCACGGCACGCGCGACATGTTCGAGCGTATCCGTAGTCACCTGACGCCACGCTCGCCGATCTTCCGTCATGCGCTGCGTCTGACCGCGACGCTGGTGGCCGGCTATGGCGTGCTGCTGGCGGTGCACCCGACCCAGGGCTACTGGATTCTGCTGACCGGGCTGTTCGTGTGCCGTCCCAGCTACGGCGATACGCGCCGCACGCTGGCGCAGCGGATTCTGGGCACGCTGATCGGTCTGGTTGCCGGCTGGGCGCTGATCAGTCTGTTCCCGGCGCCCACGATCCAGGCCGGTATCGCCGTGGTCGCGGGGGTGCTGTTCTTCGCTACCCGTGGCTCGCGCTATACCCTGGCCACGGCCGCCATCACGCTGATGGTGCTGGCGTGCTTCAATCAGGTCGGCGATGGCTTCGATCTCATCTGGCCGCGCCTGTTCGATACGCTGGTCGGCGGCCTGCTGGCGGGGCTTTCGGTGGTGTTGATCCTGCCGGACTGGCAGGGCCGCAAGCTCTACCGACAGGCCGGCGTCAGTCTCAAGACCAGCGGTCGCTATCTGGGCGAGGTGCTGTCCCAGTACCGTCACGGCAAGCGCGATGATCTGGCCTACCGCCTGGCACGCCGCAATGCCCATAACGCCGATGCGGCTTTCTCCAATCTGCTGGCCACGGCCCGCAAGGAACCCGGCCACTTCCGTCGCGATGTCGAGCCGGGCTTCGGCTTCCTGCTCCACGCGCATACCGTGCTCGGTTATCTCTCGGCACTGGCAGCGCATCGTGGCGAACTGGAATCGACCGCCTCGGCCAGCAGCGGCATCGAGACGCTGCTGCGCCATGGCGAGCGCCTGAGTCAACAGCTGACGGCACTGGGGGAACAGTTGGAAGCGGGCGGCGAGGTCGCCGTCACGCTGGACAGCGACGATGAGATCGCGGCACTGGAAGCCGAGGTCGAGCAGGTCGAATCCACCACCGGGCGTCTGGCGCTGTCACAGCTGATTCTGGTGCTGCGGCTGTTGCAGCCGCTGGAAAGCGCCGGCACCCAGCTGATCAAGGCCAGCCGCGCCAGCTGA
- the recG gene encoding ATP-dependent DNA helicase RecG, with amino-acid sequence MSRAGTEASSAGPASAGVFATGALAQPLDSLSGVGPALSEKLSRLGLERVADLLFHLPLRYQDRTRVTPIGTLKSGMEAVVEGEVTACDIVKGRRRSLLVRLRDGSGILSLRFFHFSPAQQQQFQRGHSVRCFGEARAGATGLEIYHPEYRLLGQGAAPVEDHLTPIYPATEGLNQARLRALIAQALKQLEETPHELPDLIPEALRTRFRLPGVIECLRFLHEPPPDAPVDQMSDGVHPSQRRLAQEELLAHQLSLRQVRARIQQDGAPSLSASGGLSTRFLAQLPFSLTGAQRRVLDDVRRDLAREVPMLRLVQGDVGSGKTIVAAMAALIAIGGGCQAALMAPTEILAEQHYRNFREWLEPLGIEVAWLAGKLKGKARLDAKAAIADGRARMVVGTHALFQADVTFQRLGLAIVDEQHRFGVHQRLALRAKGEAGGLTPHQLIMTATPIPRTLAMSAYADLDLSVIDELPPGRTPVQTVAVADPRRPEVVERIRAACSEGRQAYWVCTLIEESEVMTCQAAEVTRDELTEALPELSIGLVHGRMKAAEKAEVMAAFKDGEHDLLVATTVIEVGVDVPNASLMVIDNPERLGLSQLHQLRGRVGRGSTESFCVLLYHPPLSQHSKQRLAVMRETTDGFRIAEKDLELRGPGEVLGTRQTGLAGMKIADLERDSDLIAPTTTLADAILSEAPQAAEPLIRRWLGEAAGQYGAV; translated from the coding sequence ATGAGCAGGGCGGGCACGGAAGCCTCATCTGCCGGGCCCGCCAGCGCCGGTGTCTTCGCCACCGGCGCGCTGGCCCAACCGCTGGACAGCCTGAGCGGCGTCGGCCCCGCGCTGAGCGAGAAGCTGTCGCGCCTCGGACTGGAACGCGTCGCAGACCTGCTGTTCCATCTGCCGCTGCGCTATCAGGACCGGACCCGCGTCACGCCCATCGGCACGCTCAAGAGCGGCATGGAGGCGGTGGTGGAAGGCGAGGTGACGGCCTGCGACATCGTCAAGGGCCGCCGCCGCAGTCTGCTGGTACGCCTGCGCGACGGCAGCGGCATCCTCAGTCTGCGCTTCTTCCACTTCTCTCCTGCCCAGCAGCAGCAATTCCAGCGTGGCCATAGCGTGCGCTGCTTCGGCGAGGCACGCGCCGGGGCCACCGGTCTCGAGATCTACCATCCGGAATACCGCCTGCTCGGCCAGGGCGCCGCGCCGGTGGAAGACCACCTCACGCCTATCTATCCGGCCACCGAAGGCCTCAATCAGGCGCGCCTGCGCGCCCTGATCGCCCAGGCGCTCAAGCAGCTCGAGGAAACACCCCACGAACTGCCGGACCTGATTCCCGAGGCGCTGCGCACACGCTTTCGCCTGCCCGGCGTGATCGAGTGTCTGCGCTTTCTGCATGAACCGCCCCCCGATGCCCCCGTCGATCAGATGAGCGATGGCGTGCATCCCAGTCAGCGGCGTCTCGCCCAGGAAGAGCTGCTCGCCCATCAGTTGAGCCTGCGTCAGGTGCGCGCGCGTATCCAGCAGGACGGCGCGCCCTCATTGAGCGCCAGCGGTGGCCTGAGCACGCGCTTTCTTGCCCAGTTGCCCTTCTCGCTGACCGGTGCCCAGCGCCGCGTGCTGGATGACGTGCGCCGTGATCTGGCGCGCGAGGTCCCGATGCTGCGTCTGGTACAGGGCGACGTGGGCTCGGGCAAGACGATAGTGGCGGCAATGGCGGCGCTGATCGCCATCGGCGGCGGCTGTCAGGCGGCCTTGATGGCGCCCACCGAGATTCTCGCCGAGCAGCACTACCGCAACTTCCGCGAATGGCTGGAGCCGCTGGGCATCGAGGTGGCGTGGCTGGCCGGCAAGCTCAAGGGCAAGGCGCGGCTGGATGCCAAGGCCGCCATCGCCGATGGCCGCGCACGCATGGTAGTCGGCACGCATGCACTGTTTCAGGCCGATGTGACCTTCCAGCGCCTGGGGCTGGCGATCGTCGATGAGCAGCACCGTTTCGGCGTGCATCAGCGCCTCGCATTGCGGGCGAAGGGGGAAGCCGGTGGCCTGACACCGCACCAGCTGATCATGACCGCGACGCCGATTCCGCGCACCCTGGCGATGAGCGCCTACGCCGATCTCGACCTGTCGGTGATCGACGAGCTGCCGCCGGGACGCACCCCGGTGCAGACCGTCGCGGTGGCCGACCCGCGCCGGCCCGAGGTGGTCGAGCGCATCCGCGCCGCCTGCTCCGAGGGTCGTCAGGCCTATTGGGTGTGTACGCTGATCGAGGAATCCGAGGTGATGACCTGTCAGGCCGCCGAGGTGACGCGTGACGAGCTGACCGAGGCACTGCCGGAGCTGTCCATCGGACTGGTCCATGGCCGCATGAAGGCGGCGGAGAAGGCCGAGGTGATGGCAGCATTCAAGGACGGCGAGCATGATCTGCTGGTGGCGACCACGGTGATCGAGGTCGGGGTCGATGTGCCGAATGCCAGCCTGATGGTGATCGACAATCCCGAGCGTCTCGGCCTGTCGCAGCTGCACCAGCTGCGTGGCCGTGTCGGGCGCGGCAGCACCGAGAGCTTCTGTGTGCTGCTCTATCATCCGCCGCTGTCGCAACACTCCAAGCAGCGCCTGGCGGTGATGCGCGAGACCACCGATGGCTTCAGGATCGCCGAGAAGGATCTGGAACTACGCGGACCCGGTGAAGTGCTGGGCACGCGTCAGACGGGGCTGGCGGGGATGAAGATCGCCGATCTCGAGCGCGACAGTGACCTGATCGCCCCGACCACCACGCTGGCCGATGCCATCCTCAGCGAGGCCCCGCAGGCCGCGGAGCCCCTGATCCGCCGCTGGCTGGGCGAGGCGGCCGGGCAATACGGCGCCGTCTGA
- a CDS encoding SDR family oxidoreductase — MKKTSLILGCGDVGSALARELLKAGQHVIGVRRDVSRLADLGIETLALDITAEGALASLPDADTVVHVLSADRFDEEAYRAAYVDGIRALVTELESRANPPTRVLFVSSTSVYAQKDGEEVDEQSPTDATSFSGQLMREGEQALLDSSLNGTVVRFSGIYGPGRDMLIRQARDGRIAASNPPLYSNRIHRDDCAGVLAHLIALSLEGKPVEPIYLATDCDGAPLHEVMAWLARQLKVESTEVIQSPLRRRSSKRCGNALLLESGYTFRYPTFREGYAEVLKEHGVTVPKSELSGR, encoded by the coding sequence GTGAAGAAGACGAGTCTCATCCTCGGTTGTGGCGACGTTGGCAGCGCGCTGGCGCGCGAACTGCTCAAGGCCGGTCAGCACGTCATTGGTGTCAGGCGCGATGTGTCCAGGCTTGCGGATCTCGGCATCGAGACGCTGGCGTTGGACATCACTGCCGAAGGTGCACTGGCCAGCTTGCCAGATGCCGACACGGTGGTACATGTGCTGAGCGCCGACCGTTTTGACGAAGAGGCCTATCGTGCCGCTTACGTCGACGGCATTCGGGCGCTGGTGACGGAGCTCGAGTCGCGCGCCAATCCGCCGACCCGCGTGCTGTTCGTGTCCTCGACCTCCGTCTACGCCCAGAAGGATGGCGAGGAAGTCGACGAGCAGTCGCCCACCGATGCCACCAGCTTCTCGGGCCAGTTGATGCGCGAAGGCGAGCAGGCTCTGCTCGATTCCTCGCTCAACGGCACCGTGGTGCGCTTCTCCGGCATCTACGGGCCGGGCCGCGACATGCTGATCCGCCAGGCGCGTGATGGTCGCATCGCCGCCAGCAACCCGCCACTCTACTCCAACCGCATCCACCGTGACGACTGTGCGGGCGTGTTGGCGCACCTGATCGCGCTGAGCCTCGAGGGCAAGCCGGTCGAGCCGATCTATCTGGCCACCGACTGTGACGGCGCACCGCTGCACGAAGTGATGGCCTGGCTGGCGCGTCAGCTCAAGGTCGAGTCCACCGAGGTGATCCAGTCACCGCTGCGGCGTCGTTCCAGCAAGCGCTGCGGCAACGCCCTGTTGCTCGAGAGCGGCTACACCTTCCGTTACCCGACCTTTCGCGAGGGCTATGCCGAGGTGCTCAAGGAGCACGGCGTGACGGTGCCGAAGAGCGAATTGTCGGGCCGCTGA
- a CDS encoding NAD(P)/FAD-dependent oxidoreductase: MRDPRTLVIIGTGMAGIALARALRARDKDSRLILISQDSGHDYAKPMLSTAFAKKMSATDLSRQAPVALADELNAELRTHQRVTAIDGDARQLWLGEECLAYDELVLALGAAPRRPFSVAAEVASRVQSINDLDDYAAFCATLAKARERGEDGHVVIVGAGLVGCEYANDLTAAGHRVTLVAPEDTPLDGLLPQALGQRLGAALDGLGVTRRQGEMVETIAASSGEEAERQAAPVEVRLQSGRRLTGSVVLLATGLAPRIRLAQAAGLSAGGDGIRVDRHLATSQPHIWALGDCASVEGVNAMYVQPLQMAARTLAANLCGEPSVLDWRAWPVLVKTPVLPVVAYPPRSAVARWEITGEGDDLEARALDMNERLIGYALTGAAVRRKVELARQAPPLLG, translated from the coding sequence ATGCGCGACCCTCGCACCCTTGTCATCATTGGTACCGGCATGGCGGGCATTGCTCTGGCGCGCGCGCTGCGTGCGCGTGACAAGGACAGCCGGCTGATCCTCATCAGCCAGGACAGCGGCCACGATTACGCCAAGCCCATGCTGTCCACCGCCTTCGCCAAGAAGATGTCGGCCACCGACCTGTCGCGTCAGGCACCGGTGGCGCTGGCGGACGAGCTGAATGCCGAGCTGCGTACCCATCAACGCGTCACTGCCATCGATGGTGATGCCCGCCAGCTCTGGCTGGGCGAGGAGTGTCTGGCCTATGACGAGCTGGTGCTGGCACTCGGTGCCGCGCCGCGTCGTCCCTTCTCCGTCGCTGCGGAAGTGGCTTCGCGGGTGCAGAGCATCAATGATCTCGACGACTATGCGGCCTTCTGCGCGACGCTGGCGAAGGCCCGCGAGCGCGGGGAAGACGGGCACGTGGTGATTGTCGGTGCCGGGCTGGTCGGCTGTGAATACGCCAATGATCTGACGGCCGCCGGCCACCGCGTCACGCTGGTCGCGCCGGAGGATACTCCGCTGGACGGATTGCTGCCGCAAGCGCTGGGGCAGCGTCTGGGGGCGGCGCTGGATGGACTCGGCGTGACGCGTCGCCAGGGCGAGATGGTCGAGACCATCGCCGCCAGCTCGGGCGAGGAGGCCGAACGCCAGGCTGCGCCGGTCGAAGTGCGCCTGCAGAGTGGTCGTCGCCTGACGGGCTCCGTGGTTCTGCTGGCCACCGGCCTGGCACCGCGCATTCGTCTGGCGCAGGCCGCGGGCCTGAGTGCAGGTGGTGACGGCATCCGTGTCGACCGCCACCTGGCCACCTCTCAGCCGCATATCTGGGCACTGGGCGATTGCGCCAGCGTCGAGGGCGTCAATGCCATGTACGTCCAGCCGCTGCAGATGGCTGCGCGCACCCTGGCGGCCAACCTGTGTGGCGAGCCGAGCGTGCTCGACTGGAGGGCGTGGCCGGTACTGGTCAAGACACCGGTCTTGCCGGTGGTGGCCTATCCGCCGCGTTCGGCCGTGGCGCGCTGGGAAATCACCGGTGAAGGCGATGACCTCGAAGCGCGTGCACTAGATATGAACGAACGCTTGATTGGATATGCGTTGACAGGCGCCGCCGTTCGCAGGAAAGTCGAGCTAGCGCGGCAGGCGCCGCCGTTGCTAGGCTAG